From the Natronococcus sp. AD-5 genome, one window contains:
- the pstA gene encoding phosphate ABC transporter permease PstA: protein MATADDGTGHWFGADGQVSQLRGTLFKLSCLGATLLALGLVFVFLLYVFNDAVRPASADTGWLLMVVGTTVLPAVALAGYYYRRGTTAGEVAYTAFGLPIVTTLLAGGVLIVFRHIVTAHEWLAFVVAAAIAYAVVALHRRVRGNSATALERAAIVVLAPVLAIIGVPGFNVDRSIHTPLLGQELFNLSVSVPTLVPSLRGLILAQPVLPIAPVSLLLAFTIPITAAAAWHVRRVRERDRDAAIAGGATVTVAGLGLIAAPLVGLSATAWVVMTTVVGVPVGLYVESVFRRREGVTGLAFPVVIAFGAALAFVGVETLGFTGPNLWLDWSFLMNGHNTTPREAGIYPALVGSVMMLVVVAVAAFPIGVGAAVYLEEYAPSQGRLSSIVELIEINIANLAGVPSVVYGVLGLALFVRGIGMQSGIVVVGGLTIALLILPIVIVSAQEAIRGVPDSMRQASYGMGATKWQTVRNVVLPKAMPGILTGTILALGRAIGETAPLLMIGAAAVVRVPPNTFFSLFSAMPRQIYSWSRLIDADFRYGVLAAGVVTLLVVLLMLNGTAIVLRNKYQRQE from the coding sequence ATGGCGACTGCTGACGACGGAACCGGACACTGGTTCGGGGCCGACGGCCAGGTTAGCCAGCTCCGAGGTACCCTGTTCAAGCTGTCCTGTCTCGGTGCGACGCTGTTGGCCCTTGGACTCGTGTTCGTGTTCCTGCTGTACGTGTTCAACGACGCTGTCAGGCCGGCCTCCGCTGACACAGGCTGGCTCCTTATGGTTGTTGGAACGACCGTCCTTCCCGCGGTCGCCCTCGCCGGATACTATTACCGGCGCGGTACCACAGCAGGCGAAGTCGCGTACACCGCGTTCGGGTTACCGATCGTGACGACGCTGCTCGCCGGCGGCGTCCTCATTGTCTTCAGACACATCGTCACCGCCCACGAGTGGCTCGCGTTTGTTGTGGCTGCCGCCATTGCGTACGCGGTTGTTGCGCTCCACCGTCGAGTACGGGGCAACTCGGCTACCGCCCTCGAACGAGCTGCGATTGTCGTGCTCGCACCGGTCCTTGCAATTATTGGCGTGCCGGGATTCAACGTGGACCGTTCTATCCACACGCCGCTGCTCGGGCAGGAACTGTTTAACCTCTCGGTCTCGGTACCTACCCTCGTTCCGAGCCTTCGAGGGCTAATCCTCGCACAACCTGTCCTCCCGATCGCGCCAGTGTCTCTCCTGCTGGCGTTCACGATTCCGATCACCGCGGCAGCCGCCTGGCACGTCCGGCGCGTCCGGGAACGCGACCGTGACGCGGCCATCGCCGGCGGGGCGACCGTCACCGTTGCCGGTCTCGGGCTCATTGCCGCGCCGCTAGTTGGCCTCTCGGCCACCGCATGGGTCGTCATGACAACTGTCGTCGGCGTTCCGGTTGGACTGTATGTTGAATCCGTTTTCCGGCGGCGCGAGGGCGTTACTGGACTGGCGTTCCCGGTCGTCATTGCCTTCGGGGCAGCGCTTGCGTTCGTCGGTGTTGAGACGCTCGGTTTCACTGGACCGAACCTCTGGCTCGACTGGAGTTTCCTGATGAACGGTCACAACACGACGCCGCGGGAGGCAGGGATCTACCCTGCACTCGTCGGCTCGGTGATGATGCTCGTCGTCGTCGCCGTGGCAGCATTCCCGATCGGCGTCGGCGCCGCGGTCTACCTCGAAGAGTATGCCCCGAGTCAGGGGCGCCTTAGCTCGATCGTGGAACTCATCGAGATCAATATTGCGAACCTCGCTGGCGTTCCGTCAGTCGTCTACGGTGTGCTCGGGCTCGCATTGTTCGTCCGCGGAATCGGGATGCAGTCCGGGATCGTCGTCGTTGGTGGATTGACCATCGCGTTGCTGATCCTTCCAATCGTCATTGTTTCCGCGCAGGAGGCGATCCGTGGCGTGCCGGACTCGATGCGTCAAGCCTCGTACGGTATGGGTGCGACGAAGTGGCAAACTGTTCGCAACGTCGTACTCCCCAAGGCGATGCCCGGTATCCTGACGGGAACGATCCTCGCGCTCGGCCGTGCGATCGGTGAGACCGCCCCCCTGCTGATGATCGGGGCCGCAGCGGTCGTCCGTGTTCCGCCGAACACATTTTTCAGTCTGTTCAGTGCGATGCCACGCCAGATCTACTCCTGGTCGCGACTGATCGACGCCGACTTCCGCTACGGCGTCCTCGCGGCGGGAGTCGTCACGCTGCTCGTCGTGCTGTTGATGCTGAACGGGACCGCCATCGTCCTGCGAAACAAGTACCAGCGCCAAGAGTAA
- the pstB gene encoding phosphate ABC transporter ATP-binding protein PstB, producing the protein MSHNITSNTDTSTESQPESDENVKQEMTESTDTAVESDSLLESSIETDDHGRSPSDTEPIIETHDLDVYYGDEQALQSVEMAIQENRVTALIGPSGCGKSTFLRSINRMNDLIDVARVAGEVEFQGKNVYDENVDPVALRRKIGMVFQKPNPFPKSIYDNVAYGLRVQGLADEVDLDAAVERALKNAALWDEVADQLDKSALELSGGQQQRLCIARAIAPDPEVILMDEPASALDPVATSKIEDLIDDLAEEYTVVIVTHNMQQAARISDKTAVFLTGGKLVEYDDTTKIFENPEHDRVEDYITGKFG; encoded by the coding sequence ATGAGCCACAATATCACATCCAACACCGATACCAGTACCGAATCGCAACCAGAGAGCGACGAGAACGTCAAGCAGGAGATGACTGAGTCAACCGATACGGCCGTCGAAAGCGACTCGCTACTCGAGTCATCGATTGAGACGGATGATCATGGTCGATCTCCAAGTGATACTGAACCAATTATCGAAACTCACGACCTTGATGTCTACTATGGCGACGAGCAGGCGCTCCAGAGCGTCGAAATGGCCATTCAGGAAAACCGGGTCACGGCGCTGATCGGTCCTTCGGGCTGTGGTAAGTCGACGTTCTTGCGGTCGATCAATCGAATGAACGATCTCATTGACGTTGCTCGGGTTGCGGGCGAGGTCGAATTCCAGGGCAAGAACGTCTATGACGAGAATGTGGATCCTGTTGCCCTGCGCCGCAAGATTGGGATGGTATTTCAGAAGCCAAACCCGTTCCCGAAATCGATCTACGACAACGTTGCCTACGGTCTTCGTGTCCAGGGTCTTGCTGATGAGGTTGACCTCGATGCTGCCGTTGAGCGTGCATTGAAGAACGCGGCGTTGTGGGATGAAGTAGCAGATCAACTCGACAAATCGGCACTCGAACTCTCGGGCGGCCAGCAACAGCGCCTCTGTATCGCCCGCGCAATCGCCCCTGACCCAGAAGTCATTCTGATGGACGAGCCGGCCTCGGCGCTGGATCCGGTCGCGACCTCGAAAATTGAGGATCTCATCGACGACCTCGCCGAGGAGTATACGGTCGTGATCGTCACCCATAACATGCAACAGGCTGCGAGAATCTCGGATAAAACTGCTGTCTTCCTCACCGGGGGAAAGCTCGTCGAGTACGACGACACCACCAAGATCTTCGAGAACCCTGAGCACGATCGCGTCGAAGACTACATTACTGGAAAATTCGGATAG